Sequence from the Luteibacter aegosomaticola genome:
AAGGCCATCACCGGCTACACAACGCATGAAAGCGTGCTCGATATTCCCGTCTTTCCCAACACGCAGCACATGCCGGAGCTGGAAGCCCAGGTCGATGCCTGGATCGATAGCGGCAAGCCGCTGCATGCTTACCTGATCAATGGCCACGGCATCTACACCTGGGGCCGCGACATGGCGGAAACCCGCCGCCATCTCGAGGCACTGGAATTCCTGCTGGGCTGCGAACTCGACCTTCGGAGGCTTTCCCCATGAGCCGTCTGCGCATCTACGACGAAACCGACCACTCCCCACTCAAGGTCCTGACCGACCATCCCGCGATCGCCGCGGAGCTGAACGCCATCGGCGTCCGCTTCGAGCAGTGGGAGGCCAACCAGCCGATCCAGCCCGGCGCGAGCCAGGATGAGGTCATCGCGGCTTACAAGAGCGATATCGATCGCCTGATGAAGGAAAATGGCTACCAGGCCGTGGACGTCATCAGCCTGAAGCCCGACCACCCCGACCGCGCCGCGTTTCGCTCGAAGTTCCTGAACGAGCACACGCATAGCGAGGACGAGGTGCGCTTCTTCGTCGCCGGCGCCGGCCAGTTCACCCTGCACAAGGATGGCAAGGTGTACGAAGTGCTATGCGAAAAGGGCGACCTTATCGGCGTGCCCGATGGCACCCGCCACTGGTTCGACATGAGCGTTTCGCCGTACTTCGTGGCTATCCGCCTGTTTACCAACGTGGAAGGCTGGGTCGCCAGCTTCACCGGCGAGGACATCGCGGAGCGTTTCCCGCGCATGGACCCGCACCCGTCGGCCGCCCTCGCGTCGTAAAGCCGCGCGGGCTCGGCTATCCTGCGGATCTCCCCGATCCGCAGGCAATGCCCCCATGTCCGATATCCGCGCCGTCCTCACCGACATCGAGGGCACCACCAGCTCGATTGATTTCGTGAAGGATGTGCTCTTCCCCTACGCCCGGCAGCACCTGCCCGCGTTCGTGGAGACCCATGCCGACGAGCCCGAGGTGCAGCACTGGCTGCACGAGGCCGCGAAGGAAGCGGGTATCGTCGAGGCCTCGCGCACCGAGATCATCGACCTGCTGATCCGCTGGATCGACGAAGACCGCAAGGCCACGCCGCTCAAGGCCCTGCAGGGCATGATCTGGCGCGAAGGCTACGAGGCGCAGGCCTATGTCTCGCACATGTACCCCGAAGTGGCCGGCCGCCTGAAGGCCTGGCACGACCAGGGGCTCAAGCTCTACGTGTACTCCTCCGGCTCGGTGCCGGCGCAGAAGCTCATGTTCGGCTTCAGCGAAAGCGGCGACCTGACGCCGCTGTTCTCGGGCTATTTCGATACCCAGACGGGCCACAAGCGCGAGGTCGAATCCTACCGCCGCATCGCCGAGGCCATCGGCCTGGCGCCGTCACAGGTGCTGTTCCTCTCGGATATCCGCGAAGAGCTGGATGCCGCGCGCGACGCCGGCATGCACACCACCCATCTCGTTCGCCCGCCGCTGCCCATGACCGATGCCGGCCACCCGGCCGTGGCGGATTTCAATGCCATCCAGCCTTGATCCCCAGCGCCGCACGGCGATCTACACGCTCGCCGGCTTCATTGCCGGCGCAGCGCTGACGGCCGCCATCCTCAACTTCGGCCCCACACCCGTCGTCACCGGCGTGGCGCCACCTGCCCCGGCACCCGCCGTGGCCAGCACCGCTGCAACCAGCACCGCCGTAGGCAAGGCCGGCACGCCCCCTGCGGCAGCCGCGTCGGCACCGGCGGCTGCATCCACCACGGCCGATGCCGACACGGATGCCGACGCCGACCAGGGCCTGCA
This genomic interval carries:
- the mtnC gene encoding acireductone synthase, whose amino-acid sequence is MSDIRAVLTDIEGTTSSIDFVKDVLFPYARQHLPAFVETHADEPEVQHWLHEAAKEAGIVEASRTEIIDLLIRWIDEDRKATPLKALQGMIWREGYEAQAYVSHMYPEVAGRLKAWHDQGLKLYVYSSGSVPAQKLMFGFSESGDLTPLFSGYFDTQTGHKREVESYRRIAEAIGLAPSQVLFLSDIREELDAARDAGMHTTHLVRPPLPMTDAGHPAVADFNAIQP
- a CDS encoding 1,2-dihydroxy-3-keto-5-methylthiopentene dioxygenase produces the protein MSRLRIYDETDHSPLKVLTDHPAIAAELNAIGVRFEQWEANQPIQPGASQDEVIAAYKSDIDRLMKENGYQAVDVISLKPDHPDRAAFRSKFLNEHTHSEDEVRFFVAGAGQFTLHKDGKVYEVLCEKGDLIGVPDGTRHWFDMSVSPYFVAIRLFTNVEGWVASFTGEDIAERFPRMDPHPSAALAS